A stretch of Aedes aegypti strain LVP_AGWG chromosome 2, AaegL5.0 Primary Assembly, whole genome shotgun sequence DNA encodes these proteins:
- the LOC5572199 gene encoding LOW QUALITY PROTEIN: E3 ubiquitin-protein ligase sina (The sequence of the model RefSeq protein was modified relative to this genomic sequence to represent the inferred CDS: deleted 1 base in 1 codon), giving the protein MSNKTNNPKRREVTGSSSSNSSISSVGAGDNGISADLASLFECPVCFDYVLPPILQCQSGHLVCTSCRSKLTCCPTCRGSLGNIRNLAMEKVASNVKFPCKHSNHGCTVSLVYTEKTEHEEACEFRPYLCPCPGASCKWQGSLDYVMPHLMMSHKSITTLQGEDIVFLATDINLPGAVDWVMMQSCFGHHFMLVLEKQEKYDGHQQFYAIVQLIGSRKEAENFAYRLELNGNRRRLTWEAMPRSIHEGVASAILNSDCLVFDTSIAQLFADNGNLGINVTISVV; this is encoded by the exons atgtcGAACAAGACAAACAACCCGAAAAGACGAGAAGTGACTGGCTCGTCTTCATCAAATTCCTCCATTTCATCGGTCGGAGCAGGTGATAATGGAATTTCCGCAGATTTGGCCTCCTTGTTCGAGTGTCCAGTTTGTTTCGATTACGTCCTG CCGCCGATTCTACAGTGTCAAAGTGGTCACTTGGTGTGCACCAGCTGCCGATCGAAACTGACCTGTTGTCCTACATGCCGGGGCTCTCTGGGCAACATACGGAACCTGGCCATGGAAAAGGTGGCATCCAATgtaaaatttccctgcaaaCATTCTAATCACGGTTGTACCGTTTCGTTGGTCTACACCGAGAAAACGGAACACGAGGAAGCCTGTGAGTTCCGTCCGTATCTTTGCCCGTGTCCGGGTGCTTCCTGCAAATGGCAAGGATCGCTTGATTATGTTATGCCCCATTTGATGATGTCCCACAAAAGCATTACAACGCTCCAGGGGGAAGATATTGTATTTCTCGCCACGGATATTAATCTTCCGGGCGCCGTAGACTGGGTTATGATGCAATCCTGCTTCGGTCACCACTTTATGCTGGTGTTGGAGAAGCAGGAGAAATATGACGGACATCAGCAGTTCTACGCAATTGTTCAGCTTATTGGATCTCGTAAGGAAGCGGAGAATTTCGCCTACCGATTGGAACTGAATGGGAATCGGCGCCGGTTGACATGGGAAGCGATGCCACGATCCATTCACGAGGGTGTGGCCAGTGCGATCCTCAACTCGGACTGTCTGGTGTTCGATACCTCCATCGCGCAACTCTTTGCAGACAATGGAAACCTCGGAATAAACGTGACAATTTCCGTCGTTTGA